One genomic window of Mus musculus strain C57BL/6J chromosome 4, GRCm38.p6 C57BL/6J includes the following:
- the Pigo gene encoding GPI ethanolamine phosphate transferase 3 isoform X2, whose product MTMNGDHGGDSELEVSAALFLYSPTALFPSVPPEEPEVIPQVSLVPTLALLLGLPIPFGNTGEVMAELFSGGSDSSHPHSSALAQVSALHINAQQVSRFLHTYSAATQDLQVKELHRLQTLFSKASARYQHFLRDPQEAEAALSTLTAEFQQFLRGARALCIESWARFSLVRMAGGAALLAAACLLCLLASQLAVAPGFLFRPLLLIPVAWGLTWTILYAGVSVTTGSKIDLVVLGAVAAAGSLLPFLWKAWVSRGSKRPLAPLLPVPRPVLILLLIRLATFFSDSFVVAEARATPFLLGSLVFFLVAQLHWEGQLLPPKPLTMSRLGSSAPTAPPRHSGAHALWLGIGLLLFTRLAGLFHRCPEETPACRSSPWLSPLASMVGGRAKNLWYGACVGALVALLVVVRLWLRRYGNLKSPEPPVLFVRWGMPLMVLGTAAYWALASGAEEAPPRLRALVAGASAVLPRAVMGLAALGLVLLLWRPVTVLVKAGAATSRTRTILTPFSGPPTSQADLDYVVPQIYRHMQEEFQGRLERTKAQGPITVAAYQLGSVYSAAMVTALLLLAFPLMLLHVERVSLVFLLLFLQSFLLLHLLAAGTPVATPGPFTVLWQAVSAWVLLATQTFYSTGHQPVFSAIHWHAAFVGFPDGHGSSTWLPALLVGANTFASHLLFAVGCPLLLLWPFLCERQGPKRRQPLPGSESEARVRPEEEEELQEPLMEMRLRDAPNHFNAALLQLGLKYLFILGAQILACALAASILRRHLMVWKVFAPKFIFEAVGFIVSSVGLLLGIALVMRVDVAVSSWFKKLVLAQQR is encoded by the exons ATGACCATGAATGGGGACCATGGAGGGGACAGTGAGCTGGAGGTGTCAGCTGCACTTTTCCTGTACAGCCCCACAGCTCTCTTCCCTAGTGTCCCACCCGAG GAGCCGGAGGTTATTCCTCAGGTCAGCCTTGTGCCCACGCTGGCACTGCTGCTAGGCCTGCCCATCCCGTTTGGGAACACTGGGGAAGTGATGGCAGAGCTATTCTCAGGTGGCAGTGACTCCTCCCATCCTCACTCCTCTGCGCTAGCCCAAGTCTCGGCTCTCCACATCAATGCCCAGCAG GTGTCCCGGTTTCTTCATACCTACTCGGCTGCGACTCAGGATCTCCAAGTTAAAGAACTTCATCGGCTGCAGACGCTCTTCTCCAAGGCCTCTGCGCGTTACCAGCACTTTCTGCGGGATccccaagaggctgaggcagcgcTGAGCACATTGACTGCTGAGTTCCAGCAGTTCCTGCGGGGAGCTCGGGCCCTGTGCATCGAGTCTTGGGCCCGCTTCTCTCTGGTCCGAATGGCAGGGGGCGCTGCTCTTTTGGCTGCTGCCTGCCTTCTCTGCCTGCTTGCTTCCCAGTTGGCAGTCGCCCCAGGCTTTCTCTTCCGCCCACTACTGCTAATACCTGTAGCCTGGGGCCTAACTTGGACCATCCTGTATGCTGGAGTCTCGGTAACTACTGGGTCGAAGATAGACTTAGTGGTTCTGGGGGCTGTGGCTGCAGCCGGTTCACTCCTCCCTTTTCTGTGGAAAGCTTGGGTTAGCAGGGGGTCTAAGAGGCCACTGGCTCCCCTACTTCCTGTCCCTAGACCTGTCCTAATATTACTGCTCATTCGCTTGGCCACCTTCTTCTCGGATAGCTTTGTTGTTGCTGAGGCCAGGGCCACCCCCTTCCTTCTGGGCTCTCTCGTTTTCTTCCTGGTTGCTCAGCTCCACTGGGAGGGTCAGCTACTGCCACCCAAACCACTCACGATGTCCCGCCTTGGCTCTTCTGCCCCAACAGCGCCCCCACGGCACAGTGGCGCGCATGCCCTGTGGCTTGGAATTGGGTTGCTTTTATTTACAAGGCTCGCTGGGCTTTTTCACCGCTGCCCGGAAGAGACACCTGCCTGTCGCTCCTCTCCCTGGCTGAGTCCTCTGGCATCTATGGTGGGAGGTCGAGCCAAGAATTTGTGGTACGGAGCTTGCGTGGGGGCACTGGTGGCCCTGTTAGTCGTCGTGCGCTTGTGGCTTCGCCGCTATGGTAATCTCAAGAGTCCTGAGCCCCCTGTGCTCTTTGTGCGCTGGGGGATGCCTCTCATGGTACTGGGCACGGCTGCCTACTGGGCACTGGCATCAGGTGCAGAGGAAGCACCACCACGCCTCCGGGCCCTGGTCGCCGGGGCATCAGCTGTGCTGCCTCGGGCTGTGATGGGGCTGGCTGCCTTGGGGCTCGTGCTGCTGCTCTGGAGGCCTGTGACAGTGCTGGTGAAAGCTGGGGCTGCTACTTCAAGGACCAGGACTATCCTCACTCCCTTCTCAGGTCCCCCTACTTCTCAGGCTGACCTCGACTATGTAGTCCCACAAATCTACCGCCACATGCAGGAGGAGTTCCAGGGCCGGCTCGAGAGGACTAAAGCTCAGGGTCCCATAACCGTGGCTGCCTATCAGTTGGGAAGCGTGTACTCGGCTGCTATGGTCACGGCCCTCCTCCTCTTGGCCTTCCCACTTATGCTGTTGCATGTAGAGCGGGTCAGCCTGGTGTTCCTGCTCCTGTTTCTGCAGAGCTTCCTTCTCCTGCATCTGCTGGCCGCTGGGACACCAGTCGCCACCCCTG GCCCTTTTACTGTGCTGTGGCAGGCAGTCTCAGCTTGGGTCCTTCTGGCTACCCAGACCTTCTACTCCACAGGCCACCAGCCTGTCTTTTCAGCCATCCATTGGCACGCAGCCTTTGTGGGCTTCCCAGACGGCCATGGCTCTTCTACCTGGTTGCCTGCCTTACTAGTGGGAGCTAACACCTTtgcctcccacctcctcttcGCAG TAGGCTGCCCACTGCTCCTGCTCTGGCCCTTCCTGTGTGAGCGTCAAGGGCCAAAGAGAAGGCAGCCCCTCCCGGGAAGTGAGTCTGAAGCCAGAGTCCggcctgaggaagaggaggagctgcAGGAGCCACTGATGGAGATGCGCCTCCGGGATGCTCCGAATCACTTCAATGCAGCCCTGTTGCAGCTGGGCCTCAAGTACCTCTTTATCCTTGGAGCTCAG aTTCTAGCTTGTGCCTTGGCAGCTTCCATCCTCCGCAGGCACCTCATGGTCTGGAAGGTGTTTGCTCCCAA GTTCATTTTTGAAGCCGTAGGTTTCATCGTGAGCAGTGTGGGACTTCTCCTGGGCATAGCATTGGTGATGCGAGTGGATGTCGCTGTGAGTTCCTGGTTCAAAAAACTAGTTCTGGCCCAGCAGAGGTAG